CGGGTCGGTCGCGGCCCGGCGGGACGTAGCGCTGGCCGCTGAAGTCCCCGGGACCGTGGTGTGGACGCACCCGTCCTTCGCCGCCGGCGGCGCCTTCCGCGCGGGCGATGTGCTCATTCGCCTGGACAGCACCGACTTCCGGAATGCGGTGGTCATGGCGGAGGCCGAGCTCACCCAGCGCACCTTCGAGGCCCTCCTGGCCGCCGAGGAGGCCGAGATTGCCCGTGCCGACTGGGAGCGCCTGGTGGCCCGCAACGCCGACGTGGAAGCCCCGGAGGACACCGAATTGGGATCGCTGCTGTTCCGGGAGCCGCAGCTGAAACTGGCTGAAGCCGCCCGCCGGGCCGCGCAGGCCCGACTGGAAGATGCCCGCAAACGGTTGTCGCGCAGCGTCATCCGGGCGCCGTTCGAGGGGCGCATCCGCCAGGCGAACGTGAATCTCGGGTCCTATGTGGCCCCCGGCATGGTGGTGGCTACCTACTTCAGCACCGACGTGGCCGAGATCAGCGTTCCGGTGTCCGCCCGGGACGTGGCGCTCTTCGACAACCTGGACGGCCTCGTGCGCGACCGGGCGCCCGCCACGGTGCGCAGCGGCGCCGCCGAGTGGCCGGCCCGCGTGGTCCGCACGTCCGGGGCCATCAATCCCCAGACGCGCATGATGGACATCGTCCTGTCCGTGGACCGGCCCTACGCCACCACGCCGCCGCTGCGTGTGGGTACGTTCGTGGATGTGGCCATTCCGGCCCGCACTCCGGACGCCTGGTATCGTCTGCCGGTGGAGCTGCTGCGTGAGGACGGCACCGTCTGGTTGTTCGAGGACGGTACGTTGCGCATTCGAAGCGTCCAGGTCCTGACCGAACAGGACGGCCACGCGGTCGTCACGGGCGGCCTGTCGCCCGGTGATCGCATCATCCGGACGAACCTGGCCGTGGTCACCGACGGGATGTCGGTCCGGACCACCGACTCCGCATCCACTCCGAATACGGAAAACTGAGGCAAAACCATGAATGGACCAGTTTCGGAAGAGCCGGAGGCCAAGGGACCCATCGCATGGATGGCCCGGAACTCCGTGGCCGCCAACCTGCTCATGTTGTTCCTGGTGCTGGTGGGCTTCATCAGCGTATCGAGCATCGTGCAGGAAGTGTTTCCCGAGGCGAGCCTGGACACCATTGAGGTGCGCGTGGCGTGGCCGGGCGCATCCCCCTCGGAAATCGAGGACGGGATTATCCTGCGCGTCGAGGAGCAGCTCGAGGGCATTGAGGGCATCAAGCGGATATCGGCCATTGCGGCTGAGAACGTCGGCATCGTGAACGTGCAGCTGCGCCTGGGTGCCGACGCCTCGCGGGTGCTGGACGACGTGAAGGCCGAGGTCGACCGGATTACCACGTTCCCGGTGGATGCCGAGGAGCCGCAGATCCAGGAAATGACCACCCGCCGGCAGGCCATCCAGTTGGCGCTTTATGGCGATGCCTCCGAGCGCACGCTCAAGGAGCTGGCCGCGCGCATGAAGGACGACCTGGGAGCGACGGCCGGGATTTCCTACATCAGCATCACGGGCGTCCGGGACTACGAAATCGCCATCGAGGTGCCCGAGCAGAACCTGCGCGCCTACGGACTGTCGCTCGACGCTGTGACCATGGCCGTGCGCCGGGGCAGTCTGGACCTCCCCGGCGGGGCCATCGAGACGAGCAATGAGGAAATCCTGGTCCGGACGACGGGCCAGAACTATACCGCCCGCGACTTCCGGGACATCATCGTGCTGGCGCGACCCGACGGATCGACGGTCCGCCTGGGGGACATCGCGCTGGTCCGGGACGGGTTCGAGGAGTCGGACCTGATAACCCGGTTCGACGGGCAGCCGGCCGCCCTCATGTCCATCTACCGGACCGCCGATGAGCGCGTGCTGGATATCGTGGAAGCGGTCTACGCCTATGTGGAAACGGCACCCCTGCCCTCCGGCGTGGACGTGGCCATCTGGCAGGATGAAGCCAAGTTGCTCAAGAGCCGTTACGAGCTCATGCTCAAGAACGGCGCCATGGGGCTCATCCTGGTCATCCTGGCGCTCGGTCTGTTCATGAACTCGCGTCTGGCCTTCTGGGTGTCGGCCGGCATTTTCATCTCGTTCCTCGGGACATTCGCCGTCATGCTCATGCTGGGGGCGTCCATCAACCTGATTTCACTGGTGGCCTTCATCCTGGCGCTCGGGATTGTGGTGGACGATGCGATCGTCATCGGCGAGAACGTGTTTGCCGAGCAGGAGGCGGGGCGGAGCCCGGTGGATGCGGCGGTCGTGGGATCGACCCGTCTGGCGCGGCCCGTGACGTTCGCCGTGCTCACCACCATTGCGGCCTTTTCGCCCCTCTTGTTCATTCCGGGGGTCATCGGCAAGTTCATGCAGCAGCTGCCCGTGGTCATCATCACGGTGCTGGCCATTTCGCTCGTGGAGTCGCTCTTCATCCTGCCCGCCCACCTGTCGCACGTGAAAGCGCTCCGGACGGCCGGCAAGAAAGGCGTGGGTGGCGCCATAGACCGGGTACAGAATCGCGTGTCCGACTTCCTGAACTGGAATGTGGAAAACCTGCTGGTGCCCACGCTGCATTTCGTGACGCGGAACTGGGGACTCGTCATCCTGGGCGGCATCACGACGGTGCTCCTGAGCATCGGGCTCGTGGCCGGGGGTCTGGTGAACTTCGTGTTCTTCCCGGACATCGAGGGCGAGAACGTGATTGCCCGGATTGAAATGAAGGAAGGCACGCAGGCCGAGCAGACCCAGGCCGTGGCCGCCATCGTGGAGCAAAAGGGCCGCGAAGTCATTGAGCGCATGCAGGAGGAGTTGCCCGAGTCACATCCCGCGTTGGCCAAGCACGTGTTTTCCGTCGTGGGCACCCAGCCCTCCATTGCCAACGCGCCGGGCGGGGCCGGGACCGGCCTGACCGAGCCGACGAAAGCCGAAGTCAATTTCGAACTCCTGGAGTCCGAGAACCGGGACATTCCGGCGGCGCGCATTGAAAGCGCCTGGCGGGAGGCGGCAGCCGACATTCCGGGCGTGAAGTCGGTGGCGTTCCAGTCCTCCATCTTCACGCTCGGCAAGGCCATCCAGATTGAGGCCTCGGCGGCGGATGCCGATGTCCTGAACGCTGCCGTGGACGACCTGAAGCGGGAAATCGCCCGCTTTTCGGGCACAGTGGAAATCCAGGACGATCGCCAGCTCGGCAAGCGCGAAATCCAGTTGAAACTGAAGCCAGCCGCCCGCACGCTGGGGGTCACGCTGGAGGACCTGGCGCGGCAGACGCGCGCCGCCCTGTACGGCAACGAGGCCCTGCGCGTGCAGCGCGGACGCGACGACATCAAGGTCATGGTCCGCCTCCCGGCCGATGAACGGGATGCCGTGTCCGACCTGGACCGGCTGCGCATCCGCACGGCCGATGGACGCGAGATCCCCTTCCATGAGGTCGCCGAGGCCACCATGGGATACGGTTCCTCCATCATCAACCGCCGCGACCGCCGCCGCGTGGTCACCGTGACGGCTGACGTGGACGCCGAAGTCGTGGCCGCGGGCGACGTGCTGACCGCGCTCGAAGCCGACGTGCTCCCCCGCCTGCGCCGCGACTACCCGGGGTTCCGGGCCTCCTTCGAGGGCGAGCAGCGGGAGCAGGCCGACGCCGTGGACGCCA
Above is a window of Rhodothermales bacterium DNA encoding:
- a CDS encoding efflux RND transporter periplasmic adaptor subunit, which codes for MNVPSFLKGLGILAIGVIGLILFIVMRPDPATEEPAEFAPVVEFLTAEPTSDAVYLQATGSVAARRDVALAAEVPGTVVWTHPSFAAGGAFRAGDVLIRLDSTDFRNAVVMAEAELTQRTFEALLAAEEAEIARADWERLVARNADVEAPEDTELGSLLFREPQLKLAEAARRAAQARLEDARKRLSRSVIRAPFEGRIRQANVNLGSYVAPGMVVATYFSTDVAEISVPVSARDVALFDNLDGLVRDRAPATVRSGAAEWPARVVRTSGAINPQTRMMDIVLSVDRPYATTPPLRVGTFVDVAIPARTPDAWYRLPVELLREDGTVWLFEDGTLRIRSVQVLTEQDGHAVVTGGLSPGDRIIRTNLAVVTDGMSVRTTDSASTPNTEN
- a CDS encoding efflux RND transporter permease subunit encodes the protein MNGPVSEEPEAKGPIAWMARNSVAANLLMLFLVLVGFISVSSIVQEVFPEASLDTIEVRVAWPGASPSEIEDGIILRVEEQLEGIEGIKRISAIAAENVGIVNVQLRLGADASRVLDDVKAEVDRITTFPVDAEEPQIQEMTTRRQAIQLALYGDASERTLKELAARMKDDLGATAGISYISITGVRDYEIAIEVPEQNLRAYGLSLDAVTMAVRRGSLDLPGGAIETSNEEILVRTTGQNYTARDFRDIIVLARPDGSTVRLGDIALVRDGFEESDLITRFDGQPAALMSIYRTADERVLDIVEAVYAYVETAPLPSGVDVAIWQDEAKLLKSRYELMLKNGAMGLILVILALGLFMNSRLAFWVSAGIFISFLGTFAVMLMLGASINLISLVAFILALGIVVDDAIVIGENVFAEQEAGRSPVDAAVVGSTRLARPVTFAVLTTIAAFSPLLFIPGVIGKFMQQLPVVIITVLAISLVESLFILPAHLSHVKALRTAGKKGVGGAIDRVQNRVSDFLNWNVENLLVPTLHFVTRNWGLVILGGITTVLLSIGLVAGGLVNFVFFPDIEGENVIARIEMKEGTQAEQTQAVAAIVEQKGREVIERMQEELPESHPALAKHVFSVVGTQPSIANAPGGAGTGLTEPTKAEVNFELLESENRDIPAARIESAWREAAADIPGVKSVAFQSSIFTLGKAIQIEASAADADVLNAAVDDLKREIARFSGTVEIQDDRQLGKREIQLKLKPAARTLGVTLEDLARQTRAALYGNEALRVQRGRDDIKVMVRLPADERDAVSDLDRLRIRTADGREIPFHEVAEATMGYGSSIINRRDRRRVVTVTADVDAEVVAAGDVLTALEADVLPRLRRDYPGFRASFEGEQREQADAVDAIKRGFLIALFVIFALLAIPFKSYTQPLIIMAAIPFGVIGAVLGHLIMGLDVGILSLFGIVGLSGVAVNNSLVLIDYINTARANGATVEEAIVTASKARFRPILLTSMTTFLGVLPLILERSLQAQFLIPIAASLGFGILFATFIILVLVPALVLLEDRIRSFFTRDTEERAPVPADRPQHAV